A single genomic interval of Dioscorea cayenensis subsp. rotundata cultivar TDr96_F1 unplaced genomic scaffold, TDr96_F1_v2_PseudoChromosome.rev07_lg8_w22 25.fasta BLBR01000641.1, whole genome shotgun sequence harbors:
- the LOC120254803 gene encoding uncharacterized protein LOC120254803: MASSNEKTISSSSGKSDPCWKYVQCINPNNKNDLKCNFCDKVTKGGIFRAKQHIVGGFRNTTICQRCPPPMREEIQSFMINKVNASKMFEGNFPDNIIEVDAFGGDEEDEDEKTIMMSSHQGSSKNLNAKKRQRQKGPIDLYFTQNAENSRKKERNLKQTTINDTCKKELREEHVEK; the protein is encoded by the coding sequence ATGGCTTCTTCAAATGAGAAGACTATTTCATCATCAAGTGGAAAAAGTGATCCATGTTGGAAATATGTTCAATGCATTAATCCAAACAATAAGAATGATTTGAAATGCAACTTTTGCGATAAAGTTACAAAAGGTGGAATATTTAGAGCTAAACAACATATTGTGGGAGGTTTTAGAAATACAACCATTTGCCAAAGATGCCCACCACCTATGCGAGAAGAGATTCAATCTTTTATGATAAATAAGGTTAATGCAAGCAAGATGTTTGAAGGTAATTTTCCGGATAATATTATTGAAGTAGATGCTTTTGGcggtgatgaagaagatgaagatgaaaaaaccATTATGATGAGCTCGCACCAAGGAAGTAGTAAAAATTTGAATGCAAAGAAACGACAACGACAAAAGGGACCAATAGATTTATACTTCACACAAAATGctgaaaattcaagaaaaaaggaaagaaatctAAAGCAAACAACAATCAATGATACTTGCAAGAAGGAGTTGCGGGAAGAGCATGTAGAGAAATAG